In a genomic window of Hippoglossus stenolepis isolate QCI-W04-F060 chromosome 17, HSTE1.2, whole genome shotgun sequence:
- the LOC118124803 gene encoding cartilage-associated protein gives MAPSTSSQLLSALLIALAVSAVQSQYEKYSFRSFPRHELMPLESAYKYALDQYTGEKWKETVEYMEVSLRLYRLLRDSEAFCNLNCSSVRLEDEDKFAEFPELRAFGNVMKRAQCLKRCKQGLPAFRQTMPSRDTIDEFDRREPYRYLQYAYFKSDKVAKAVSAAHTFLLKHPDDEMMQRNMAYYQSLPGAEEHLKDLETKSYETLFVRAVRAYNGDNFRTSVSDMELALRDFFKIYDECLAASEGPRDVKDFKDFYPSIADHYIEVLDRKVRCESDLTPVVGGFVVDKFVATMYHYLQFAYYKLNDLKNAVPCAASYMLFDPSDEVMKNNVAYYKFHKSQWGLTEEDFLARSEALRYYNQTTMQLQMIEFSRQRLISDDEGEVVEFIDEFLDNDE, from the exons ATGGCACCCTCCACCTCTTCCCAACTCCTCTCTGCGCTGCTGATCGCGCTTGCCGTCTCGGCGGTGCAGTCCCAGTACGAGAAGTACAGCTTCAGGAGTTTCCCCCGACACGAGCTGATGCCGCTGGAGTCCGCGTACAAATACGCTCTGGACCAGTACACCGGGGAGAAGTGGAAGGAGACGGTGGAGTACATGGAGGTGTCGCTGCGGCTCTACCGGCTGCTGCGGGACAGCGAGGCCTTCTGCAACCTCAACTGCAGCTCCGTGCGCCTGGAGGACGAGGACAAGTTCGCGGAGTTCCCCGAGCTGCGAGCGTTCGGCAACGTGATGAAGAGGGCGCAGTGCCTGAAGCGCTGCAAGCAGGGGCTGCCCGCGTTCAGACAGACCATGCCCAGCCGGGACACCATAGACGAGTTCGATAGGAGGGAGCCCTACAGGTACCTGCAGTATGCCTACTTCAAG TCTGACAAAGTGGCCAAGGCGGTTTCTGCGGCCCACACCTTCCTGCTGAAACACCCAGATGATGAGATGATGCAGAGGAACATGGCGTACTACCAGAGTCTGCCGGGAGCGGAGGAACACCTCAAAGACCTGGAGACCAAGTCCTATGAG ACATTATTTGTGCGCGCAGTGCGGGCGTATAACGGGGACAACTTCCGTACCTCGGTGTCAGACATGGAGCTGGCTCTGAGGGACTTCTTCAAGATCTACGACGAGTGTCTGGCTGCGTCTGAGGGCCCAAGGGACGTCAAAGACTTTAAAGACTTCTACCCCTCCATAGCAG ATCACTATATCGAGGTCCTTGACAGGAAAGTGAGGTGTGAAAGTGACCTGACACCGGTTGTAGGAGGCTTTGTTGTAGATAAGTTTGTAGCCACCATGTACCACTACCTGCAGTTTGCTTATTACAAGC TAAATGACCTGAAGAATGCAGTGCCGTGTGCAGCCAGCTACATGCTGTTTGACCCCAGTGATGAGGTCATGAAGAACAACGTGGCCTATTACAAATTTCACAAAAGCCAGTGGGGGCTGACAGAGGAGGACTTCCTGGCCAGATCA GAGGCACTGCGATACTACAATCAGACAACCATGCAGCTACAGATGATTGAGTTCTCCAGACAGCGGCTGATAAGCGACGATGag gGGGAGGTGGTGGAGTTTATAGATGAGTTCCTCGACAATGATGAATAG